Proteins encoded within one genomic window of Mycolicibacterium monacense:
- a CDS encoding MlaE family ABC transporter permease: MARGSGPERWTPGLPQVKNLAGPMAAVGGLFAMSADAIRNVFRRPFQWREFLEQSWFVAKVSLAPTVLVAIPFTVLVSFTLNILLRELGAADLSGAGAAFGAVTQVGPLVTVLIVAGAGATAMCADLGSRTIREEISAMEVLGIDPVQRLVTPRMLASGLVALLLNSLVVIIGILGGYTFSVFIQDVNPGAFAAGITLLTGVPEMIISCVKALLFGLIAGLVACYRGLTVSGGGAKAVGNAVNETVVYAFMALFAINVLVTTVGIHMASE, encoded by the coding sequence ATGGCACGAGGTAGCGGGCCGGAGCGGTGGACCCCTGGCCTACCGCAGGTGAAGAACCTGGCGGGGCCGATGGCCGCGGTCGGCGGATTGTTCGCCATGTCGGCCGACGCCATCAGGAATGTGTTCCGCAGGCCGTTCCAATGGCGGGAGTTCCTCGAGCAGTCGTGGTTCGTGGCGAAGGTGTCGTTGGCGCCGACGGTGCTGGTGGCGATCCCGTTCACCGTCCTGGTGTCGTTCACGCTCAACATCCTGTTGCGGGAGTTGGGTGCAGCCGACCTGAGCGGCGCCGGTGCCGCCTTCGGCGCCGTGACGCAGGTGGGGCCCCTCGTGACGGTGCTGATCGTGGCCGGCGCGGGGGCGACGGCGATGTGCGCCGATCTCGGGTCGCGGACCATACGCGAGGAGATCTCCGCGATGGAGGTGTTGGGCATCGACCCGGTGCAGCGCCTGGTGACCCCCCGGATGCTGGCCTCGGGCCTGGTGGCCCTGCTGCTCAACAGCCTGGTGGTGATCATCGGGATCCTGGGCGGCTACACGTTCTCGGTCTTCATCCAGGACGTCAACCCGGGAGCCTTCGCTGCGGGCATCACCCTGTTGACCGGGGTGCCCGAGATGATCATCTCCTGTGTCAAGGCGTTGCTCTTCGGGTTGATCGCCGGACTGGTCGCCTGTTATCGCGGTTTGACGGTCTCCGGCGGCGGGGCCAAGGCGGTGGGGAACGCGGTCAACGAGACCGTGGTCTACGCGTTCATGGCCCTGTTCGCGATCAACGTGCTCGTCACGACGGTCGGCATCCACATGGCGTCGGAGTGA
- a CDS encoding MCE family protein yields the protein MTAPRKRLAAWTAVLLALVLVAGAVFLVRKLYFGPNTITAYFPTATAIYPGDEVRVSGVKVGKIEAITPEGTETKMLLSVDRDVPVPADAKAVIVAQNLVAERFVALTPAYRTGDGPKMPDGGVIPSDRTAVPVEWDEVKEQLTRLATALGPEAGVSDTSVSRFIDSAADALDGNGEKLRDTLAQLSGVARVFAEGSGNIVDIIKNLQIFVTALRDSKQQIVQFENRLATLTSVLDDSRSDLDAVLSELSVALGEVQRFVAGTRDLTAEQIQRLANVTQVLVDNRTALENVLHITPNAIANFQNIYYPNGGAVTGAFSLVNFANPVHFVCGLIGGVANTTAPETAKLCAQYLGPALRLLNFNNIPLPINAYLRPAVNPERIIYTDPKLAPGGAGPGDPPEPFPSVSAYLGAGDIPPPPGWNQPPGPPGLYTPDDDAPAIPSPALYPGAPIPAPPNVLSNIAPGPQTVDGMLLPPTPAPANPPPPSGPPLPAEAP from the coding sequence ATGACGGCACCCCGTAAGCGCCTGGCGGCCTGGACGGCGGTCCTGTTGGCCCTCGTGTTGGTCGCAGGCGCGGTTTTCCTGGTGCGAAAGCTGTACTTCGGGCCGAACACCATCACGGCGTACTTCCCCACCGCGACGGCAATCTATCCCGGTGACGAGGTACGGGTGTCGGGCGTCAAGGTCGGCAAGATCGAGGCCATCACCCCCGAGGGCACCGAGACGAAAATGCTTCTCAGCGTCGACCGCGACGTGCCGGTACCGGCAGACGCCAAGGCGGTGATCGTCGCGCAGAATCTGGTGGCGGAACGCTTCGTCGCGCTCACGCCCGCCTACCGCACCGGCGACGGACCGAAGATGCCCGACGGCGGGGTGATCCCCAGCGACCGAACCGCGGTTCCCGTGGAGTGGGACGAAGTGAAGGAACAGCTGACGCGCCTGGCTACCGCGCTGGGGCCGGAGGCCGGAGTGTCCGACACGTCCGTCTCGCGGTTCATCGACAGCGCGGCCGATGCGTTGGATGGCAACGGCGAGAAACTCCGGGATACCCTGGCCCAACTCTCCGGAGTGGCCCGGGTTTTCGCCGAGGGCAGCGGGAACATCGTCGACATCATCAAGAACCTGCAGATCTTCGTCACCGCCCTACGCGACAGCAAGCAGCAGATCGTCCAGTTCGAGAATCGACTGGCCACCCTGACCAGTGTGTTGGACGACAGCAGGTCCGATCTGGACGCGGTTCTGTCTGAACTGTCGGTCGCCCTGGGCGAGGTGCAGCGCTTCGTCGCGGGCACCCGCGATCTGACCGCCGAACAGATTCAGCGACTGGCCAACGTCACTCAGGTCCTGGTCGACAACCGCACGGCATTGGAGAATGTCCTCCACATCACCCCCAATGCGATCGCCAATTTCCAGAACATCTACTACCCGAACGGCGGAGCGGTGACGGGTGCGTTCTCCCTTGTCAACTTTGCCAACCCGGTGCACTTCGTCTGCGGCCTGATCGGCGGCGTCGCCAACACCACCGCACCCGAGACGGCGAAACTCTGCGCGCAGTACCTCGGTCCCGCATTGCGCCTGCTCAACTTCAACAACATTCCTCTGCCGATCAACGCCTACTTGAGGCCCGCGGTCAATCCGGAGCGGATCATCTACACCGACCCGAAGCTCGCACCTGGGGGAGCAGGACCGGGCGATCCGCCCGAGCCGTTCCCGTCGGTGTCCGCCTACCTCGGAGCCGGGGACATCCCGCCGCCTCCGGGCTGGAATCAACCGCCGGGTCCCCCCGGGCTTTATACGCCGGACGACGACGCGCCGGCCATCCCATCACCGGCGTTGTACCCCGGCGCCCCGATCCCAGCGCCGCCGAACGTGTTGAGCAACATCGCGCCGGGACCGCAGACAGTCGATGGGATGCTGCTTCCACCCACCCCGGCGCCGGCCAACCCGCCGCCGCCCAGCGGGCCGCCGCTGCCTGCGGAGGCTCCGTGA
- a CDS encoding MCE family protein, with protein MDKYRGSQLIKAGIIGVVLMILVIMIGLQPIRLLSWATALRYQALFTEAGGIAGGNDVTVSGLKVGQVSSVELVNGDALVSFTVDGKYALGSDTTAHIRTGTLLGERVLALESEGSGTLDRDQPIPTSRTSSPFSLTDAVSELTANTAETDTDSLNRSLDTLSETLDQIAPQLGPTFDGVSRLSRSLNNRNESLAELLKTAGDVTGIFSERSQQVNSLILNSNDLLAVLNERRYAITSLLRSTASVSRELTGVVAENEQELAPTLKHLNEVMAMLERNRDNLAKILPGAAKYYLTQGEIVSNGAYYNALVPNIQPAQLLQPFLDYAFGFRRGMDAGQPPDDAGPRAELPFPINAIPQPGDLPDDGTP; from the coding sequence ATGGACAAATACCGCGGGTCCCAACTCATCAAGGCAGGCATCATCGGTGTCGTCCTGATGATCCTCGTCATCATGATCGGGCTGCAGCCGATACGACTGCTGTCCTGGGCCACAGCCCTGCGTTACCAGGCGCTGTTCACCGAGGCCGGTGGCATCGCCGGCGGCAACGACGTGACGGTGTCCGGCCTCAAGGTCGGCCAGGTGTCGTCGGTCGAACTCGTCAACGGCGATGCGCTGGTTTCATTCACGGTCGACGGCAAATACGCGCTGGGTTCCGACACCACCGCGCACATCCGCACCGGAACGCTTCTCGGAGAGCGGGTGCTGGCGCTGGAGTCCGAGGGGAGCGGCACGCTGGACCGCGACCAGCCCATTCCGACGTCGCGTACGTCGTCGCCGTTTTCGTTGACCGATGCGGTCAGTGAACTGACGGCCAATACCGCAGAGACCGACACGGATTCGCTCAACCGATCGTTGGACACTCTCTCGGAGACGCTCGACCAGATCGCCCCACAGCTCGGTCCGACATTCGACGGGGTCTCCCGGTTGTCGCGGTCGCTCAACAACCGCAACGAAAGCCTTGCCGAGTTGCTCAAGACGGCCGGCGATGTCACCGGGATCTTCAGCGAACGCAGCCAACAGGTCAACTCGCTGATCCTCAACTCCAACGATCTGCTGGCGGTGCTGAACGAACGCCGGTACGCGATCACGAGCCTGCTCAGATCGACGGCGTCGGTGTCGCGCGAACTGACCGGGGTGGTCGCCGAGAACGAGCAGGAGCTGGCGCCGACGCTGAAACACCTGAACGAGGTGATGGCGATGCTGGAGAGGAACCGCGACAACCTCGCCAAGATCCTGCCGGGCGCGGCGAAATACTATTTGACACAGGGCGAGATCGTGTCGAACGGTGCGTACTACAACGCGCTGGTGCCGAACATCCAACCGGCGCAGCTTCTGCAGCCCTTCCTCGATTACGCCTTCGGATTCCGCCGCGGGATGGACGCCGGCCAGCCGCCGGACGACGCCGGACCGCGGGCCGAGCTTCCCTTCCCGATCAACGCCATTCCGCAGCCAGGAGACCTTCCCGATGACGGCACCCCGTAA
- a CDS encoding Rv2253/PknI dimerization domain-containing protein, translated as MRGFDIAVGAAAIALVASVGVATPAAASNFGVELNGTYSVMSDGEWALRNAGPFGMGGAQSFFDQQTVVETWTVTTECVSPIECFGEVKSDRGYTATIRLEDFWLIDHDVPNWLPCPNGTFAPGHQKFILEGVNPARNEFVNNPDFLVGRNVTKSASGACGRNQPVVVEMPVKMQKLS; from the coding sequence ATGCGAGGATTCGACATCGCCGTGGGCGCGGCGGCAATTGCTCTCGTGGCAAGCGTGGGCGTCGCAACGCCGGCGGCCGCGTCGAATTTCGGTGTCGAACTCAACGGCACCTACAGCGTGATGTCCGACGGCGAGTGGGCGCTGAGAAACGCCGGTCCGTTTGGCATGGGTGGCGCCCAGAGTTTCTTCGACCAGCAGACGGTCGTCGAAACCTGGACAGTGACGACGGAATGCGTCAGCCCGATCGAATGCTTCGGTGAAGTGAAGAGCGATCGGGGCTACACCGCCACTATTCGACTCGAAGATTTCTGGCTGATCGACCACGACGTGCCGAACTGGTTGCCGTGCCCGAACGGCACCTTCGCCCCGGGTCATCAGAAGTTCATTCTCGAGGGAGTCAATCCCGCCCGGAACGAATTCGTCAACAACCCCGACTTCCTGGTCGGCCGGAACGTGACCAAGAGCGCGAGCGGCGCTTGCGGCAGGAACCAGCCCGTCGTCGTCGAGATGCCCGTGAAGATGCAGAAGCTGTCCTGA
- a CDS encoding MCE family protein has protein sequence MLTRFVRTQLIIFTIASIVGVSVMIFAYMKVPTLLGIGRLTVTLELPAAGGLYRFSNVTYRGVQIGKVMGVNLTENGAEATMSLDTSPKVPADLLAEVRSVSAVGEQYVELLPQTDSGPYLEDGSRISRDRATIPQEVGPMLDQLSALVDSIPSDRIPDLLDETFKALNGAGPDFQSLLDSASTLAGDVNAVSDQTRQLIDDVGPLLDSQVESTEAIRTWARSLAGVTEQLVQNDPELRTVLQQGPGFAQEVSQLLTQIKPTLPILLANLTSVTQVLLTYNPALEQLLVIFPGIIAAQQSFGLPQNNPTGLPSGDFALTISDPVACTVGFLPPSQWRSPEDMTTVDTPDGLYCKLPQDSPISVRGARNYPCIEHPGKRAPTVELCNDPKGYQPLAIREHSLGPYPFDPNLVSQGVPVDERVDFQDRIYAPLQGTPLPPGAVPAGTPPVAPPPGAPAPATTPVPAGPPAPAAAPAAVAPPPPPGNSINGTPLPPVPPAAAEVPPSGGAVPAAPSAFGGNGTGGPSLAVAHYDPATGEYLTPDGRLERQTNSALRAPKSWQDLLPT, from the coding sequence ATGCTGACCCGCTTTGTACGAACCCAGCTGATCATCTTCACCATCGCCTCGATCGTCGGCGTGTCGGTGATGATCTTCGCGTACATGAAGGTTCCCACCCTGCTCGGCATCGGCCGCTTGACGGTGACGCTGGAATTGCCTGCGGCCGGTGGGCTCTACCGCTTCAGCAATGTGACCTACCGGGGTGTCCAGATCGGCAAGGTCATGGGAGTGAACCTGACCGAGAACGGCGCAGAGGCCACGATGTCACTCGACACCTCGCCGAAGGTCCCCGCAGATCTGCTGGCCGAGGTGCGCAGCGTGTCCGCGGTCGGTGAGCAGTACGTGGAGCTGTTGCCCCAAACCGACTCGGGGCCTTACCTGGAGGACGGCTCGCGAATCTCCAGGGACAGAGCCACCATTCCGCAAGAGGTGGGTCCCATGTTGGACCAGCTGAGCGCGCTGGTGGACAGCATCCCGAGCGACAGGATCCCCGATCTGCTCGACGAGACATTCAAGGCCCTCAACGGGGCCGGCCCCGACTTCCAGTCGCTTCTGGACTCGGCCTCGACGCTGGCGGGTGACGTGAACGCTGTCTCCGACCAGACGCGACAGCTCATCGATGACGTTGGGCCACTGTTGGATTCGCAAGTGGAATCCACCGAGGCGATCCGGACGTGGGCGCGCAGCCTCGCCGGGGTCACCGAACAACTGGTGCAGAACGACCCCGAGCTGCGCACGGTCCTGCAGCAGGGACCCGGCTTCGCGCAGGAGGTTTCGCAGCTCCTCACCCAGATCAAGCCGACGCTGCCGATATTGCTGGCGAATCTGACCAGCGTGACTCAGGTTCTGCTCACCTACAATCCGGCGCTCGAGCAACTCTTGGTGATCTTTCCGGGAATCATCGCCGCACAGCAGTCATTCGGGCTCCCGCAGAACAATCCCACCGGCCTCCCTTCGGGTGACTTCGCGCTCACCATCAGCGACCCGGTGGCGTGCACAGTCGGCTTCCTGCCGCCCTCGCAGTGGCGGAGCCCGGAGGACATGACGACGGTCGACACGCCTGACGGGCTGTACTGCAAGTTGCCGCAGGACTCGCCGATCAGCGTCCGTGGTGCCCGTAACTACCCGTGTATCGAGCACCCCGGCAAGCGGGCGCCGACGGTCGAACTCTGCAACGACCCCAAGGGATATCAGCCACTCGCGATCCGTGAGCACAGTCTTGGTCCGTATCCCTTCGACCCGAATCTGGTCTCGCAGGGCGTCCCGGTCGACGAGCGGGTGGATTTCCAGGACCGGATCTACGCCCCGCTGCAAGGCACACCGCTACCCCCGGGCGCGGTTCCGGCGGGCACACCGCCGGTCGCCCCTCCGCCCGGCGCGCCGGCCCCGGCCACGACGCCGGTCCCCGCAGGGCCGCCCGCCCCCGCGGCGGCGCCGGCCGCGGTGGCGCCTCCGCCACCGCCCGGCAACTCGATCAACGGGACGCCCCTTCCGCCTGTACCGCCCGCGGCGGCCGAAGTGCCTCCCAGCGGCGGTGCGGTCCCCGCTGCGCCGAGCGCCTTCGGCGGCAACGGAACGGGGGGACCGTCACTCGCGGTGGCGCACTACGACCCGGCCACCGGCGAGTATCTGACCCCTGATGGTCGACTCGAGCGCCAGACGAATTCCGCGCTGCGAGCGCCCAAGTCCTGGCAGGACCTGTTGCCGACCTGA
- a CDS encoding MCE family protein — translation MTRSTGTLIKFLIFGVIMVVLTAFLFLVFSDSRTGATEKYSAVFEDASRLKAGESVRIAGIRVGTVKSVSLRADRKVVVEFDTDKNTKLTTSTKAAIRYLNLVGDRYVELIDSPGSTRILPAGSEIPLARTAPALDLDVLLGGLKPVIRGLNPEDVNGLTTSLVQILQGQGGTLDSLFSKSSSFTNSLADNNQVIEQLIDELRTLLDTLSKDGEEFSGAIDRLDQLIEGLAADRDPIGTAIEALDNGTSSLADLLGRARPPLNNTIDQLNRLAPLLNTDLPRLDATLQRLPEIYRKLARVGSYGAFFPYYICGITFRASDLEGRTVVFPWIKQETGRCVDQ, via the coding sequence ATGACGCGATCGACTGGCACGCTGATCAAGTTCCTCATCTTCGGCGTCATCATGGTGGTGCTGACCGCCTTCCTGTTCTTGGTGTTCAGTGACTCGAGGACCGGTGCGACCGAGAAGTATTCGGCTGTCTTCGAAGATGCGTCGCGGCTGAAGGCGGGCGAGAGTGTGCGGATCGCCGGCATTCGGGTCGGCACCGTCAAGAGCGTGTCGCTGCGGGCCGACAGAAAAGTCGTGGTCGAGTTCGACACCGATAAGAACACCAAGCTGACCACCAGCACCAAAGCGGCGATCCGCTATCTCAATCTGGTCGGCGATCGGTACGTCGAACTCATCGACAGCCCCGGTTCAACGAGAATTCTCCCGGCCGGCTCCGAGATTCCCTTGGCTCGCACCGCACCGGCACTCGACCTCGACGTACTGCTCGGCGGCCTCAAACCGGTTATCCGGGGCCTCAATCCAGAGGATGTGAACGGCCTCACCACGTCGCTTGTCCAGATCCTGCAGGGTCAAGGCGGAACACTCGATTCGTTGTTCTCGAAGTCGTCGTCCTTCACCAACTCACTCGCCGACAACAACCAGGTGATCGAGCAGTTGATCGACGAGCTGCGAACGCTGCTGGACACGCTGTCCAAAGACGGCGAGGAGTTCTCCGGCGCGATCGACAGACTGGATCAGCTGATCGAGGGATTGGCCGCGGACCGCGATCCGATCGGCACCGCCATCGAGGCGTTGGACAACGGAACCTCGTCGCTGGCCGACCTTCTCGGCCGGGCACGGCCGCCGTTGAACAACACGATCGACCAGCTGAATCGGCTCGCTCCGCTGCTGAATACCGATCTACCGCGCCTGGACGCAACCCTGCAGCGCCTACCCGAGATCTACCGCAAGCTCGCCCGGGTGGGTTCCTATGGCGCGTTCTTCCCCTACTACATCTGCGGAATCACCTTCCGCGCCAGTGATCTCGAGGGCCGCACCGTGGTGTTCCCCTGGATCAAGCAAGAGACGGGAAGGTGTGTGGATCAGTAG
- a CDS encoding MlaE family ABC transporter permease has protein sequence MGTLTVLRSNYPRLARGVRRPVDVLGRLGDHMLFYIRAIGGVPHATLHFRKEIIRLIAEISMGAGTLAMIGGTLVIVGFLTLAAGGTLAVQGFSSLGDIGIEALTGFLAAFINVRIAAPTVAGIGLAATFGAGVTAQLGAMRINEEIDALESMAIRPVEYLVSTRIAAGMIAITPLYAIAVILSFVASQFTTVMLFGQSAGLYDHYFDTFLNPIDLLWSFLQAVLMAITILLVHTYFGYFASGGPSGVGVAVGNAVRTSLILVVSVTLLVSLSVYGRNGNFNLSG, from the coding sequence ATGGGTACCTTGACAGTTCTTCGCAGCAACTACCCCCGCCTCGCGCGCGGTGTGCGCCGGCCGGTCGACGTGCTCGGGCGCCTCGGCGACCACATGCTGTTCTACATCAGGGCGATCGGCGGGGTGCCGCACGCAACGTTGCACTTCCGGAAGGAGATCATCCGGCTGATCGCCGAGATCTCCATGGGCGCAGGCACGCTGGCGATGATCGGCGGCACGCTGGTGATCGTCGGCTTCCTCACGCTGGCCGCGGGCGGAACGCTCGCGGTGCAGGGTTTCTCCTCACTGGGCGACATAGGCATCGAAGCCCTCACCGGATTCCTCGCCGCATTCATCAACGTGCGCATCGCCGCTCCCACGGTCGCCGGCATCGGGTTGGCGGCCACATTCGGCGCCGGGGTGACCGCGCAACTGGGGGCGATGCGCATCAACGAGGAGATCGACGCGCTCGAGTCGATGGCCATCCGGCCCGTCGAGTACCTGGTTTCCACGCGGATCGCGGCCGGGATGATCGCGATCACCCCGCTGTACGCCATCGCGGTGATCTTGAGTTTCGTGGCCAGCCAGTTCACCACCGTGATGCTGTTCGGACAGTCCGCCGGACTGTACGACCACTACTTCGACACGTTCCTCAACCCGATCGATCTGTTGTGGTCGTTCCTGCAAGCGGTGTTGATGGCCATCACAATCCTGTTGGTACACACGTATTTCGGATACTTCGCCTCCGGCGGGCCCTCCGGTGTCGGCGTGGCCGTCGGCAACGCGGTGCGCACGTCATTGATCCTGGTCGTGTCGGTCACCTTGCTGGTCTCCCTGTCCGTCTACGGCCGCAACGGCAACTTCAACCTGTCGGGATAG
- a CDS encoding MCE family protein → MKRLTVAGSCLALTLTGCSFQGVNSLPLPGAEGTGPGATSYTVEIANVATLESNAPVLIDDVVVGSVRKMTVDDWHAEVQISVKPDVVVPANAVATVGQTSLLGSMHLALNPPLGESPEGRLQAGATIPLSDSSTYPSTERTLSSLSVVANGGGLGQIGDIIHNFNLALSGREPEIRQLITRLDNFVGVLDAQRENIIASIQQLNRVAGTFAGQRDTIDRALKEIPPALDVLISERPRLTAALDKLGKLGDTATALVEDAGDDLVKDLENLGPALGALADIGPDLNLALLWASAFPYGPTFADRITRGDYINLFATFDITYPRLKKTLLLGTRWGDENAKLIPAPGDPYYLNYSYSPMSIGVAPPPAEAPAGATMPPVSGPLLPVSPPPPAAPWLPQAPVSTSSQIFAGPYGAESAPPADAQPPAPPADAQLPAPADAQLPAPADAQLPAPADAQPGGGG, encoded by the coding sequence ATGAAGCGATTGACGGTCGCTGGGTCATGTCTTGCGTTGACGCTCACCGGGTGCTCCTTTCAGGGGGTGAACTCGTTGCCGCTGCCCGGGGCCGAGGGGACGGGGCCGGGCGCCACGTCCTACACGGTCGAGATCGCGAATGTCGCGACGCTGGAATCGAATGCGCCGGTGCTGATCGACGACGTCGTCGTCGGCAGCGTCCGCAAGATGACCGTCGACGACTGGCATGCCGAAGTGCAGATCTCGGTCAAACCCGACGTGGTGGTGCCTGCCAACGCGGTGGCCACGGTCGGCCAGACCAGCCTGCTCGGGTCGATGCACCTGGCGCTCAACCCGCCGCTGGGGGAATCGCCGGAGGGTCGACTGCAAGCCGGTGCCACCATCCCCCTGAGTGACTCGTCGACCTATCCGAGCACCGAACGGACGCTGTCGTCACTGTCGGTCGTCGCCAACGGCGGCGGGCTCGGACAGATCGGCGACATCATTCACAACTTCAACCTCGCGTTGTCCGGTCGTGAACCCGAGATCCGCCAACTGATCACCCGGCTCGACAACTTCGTCGGAGTCCTCGATGCGCAGCGTGAGAACATCATCGCGTCGATCCAGCAGTTGAACCGCGTTGCCGGCACGTTCGCCGGTCAGCGCGACACGATCGACCGGGCGCTCAAAGAGATTCCGCCGGCGTTGGACGTGCTGATCAGCGAACGGCCCCGGCTGACGGCCGCTTTGGACAAGCTCGGGAAACTGGGTGACACCGCAACCGCTCTGGTTGAGGACGCCGGTGACGATCTGGTCAAGGATCTGGAGAATCTGGGGCCGGCTCTCGGGGCACTCGCCGACATCGGACCCGACCTCAACCTCGCGCTCCTGTGGGCGTCCGCGTTCCCGTACGGCCCCACGTTCGCCGACCGGATCACCCGTGGCGATTACATCAACCTGTTCGCCACCTTCGACATCACCTATCCGCGCCTGAAGAAGACACTCCTGCTGGGCACCCGATGGGGTGATGAAAATGCCAAACTCATACCGGCCCCGGGCGACCCCTACTACTTGAATTATTCGTACAGTCCGATGTCGATCGGTGTGGCACCGCCACCGGCGGAGGCGCCAGCGGGGGCGACCATGCCGCCGGTGTCCGGACCGCTGCTCCCGGTGTCGCCACCCCCGCCGGCTGCGCCGTGGCTGCCGCAGGCACCGGTCAGTACCTCTTCGCAGATCTTCGCAGGACCGTACGGAGCCGAATCGGCTCCGCCGGCGGATGCTCAACCGCCGGCTCCGCCGGCCGACGCCCAATTGCCGGCTCCGGCCGACGCCCAATTGCCGGCTCCGGCCGACGCCCAACTGCCGGCTCCGGCCGATGCCCAACCGGGAGGCGGTGGCTGA
- a CDS encoding MCE family protein, whose protein sequence is MKGSAVRPLTGLALLVAIGLIIALAIGLFAGTFTRTVPVTVVSDRAGLVMNPDAEVKMRGVEVGRVETIERRPDGKAVLHLAMNPSQLHLIPSNVNVDIASTTVFGAKFVRFFPPEDPSPEKLRKGQVIEGQHVTVEVNTVFQQLVEVLDKIDPAKLNETLGAISSAFNGRGEKFGQTLVDLNAVLAKIEPSLPNLAQDIEASVPTLTAYGDAAPDLISAMQNTTQFSNTIVDQQQNLDEFLVSAIGLADIGNEVIGGNREALGDVLENLVPTAELLNTYKKSLWCGIGGLIPFAKSGPQYSGIMVSAGLTLGVERYRYPGDLPKVAAKSGGRDYCKELGLPELPPEFVPPMVVGDVGSNPAQYGNAGILLNSEGLKNWLFGPLDGPPRNTAQIGMPG, encoded by the coding sequence GTGAAAGGGAGCGCAGTACGTCCGCTGACAGGGCTGGCCTTGCTCGTGGCCATCGGCCTGATCATCGCGCTGGCCATCGGTCTGTTCGCGGGAACATTCACCCGAACCGTTCCCGTAACGGTCGTGTCCGACCGGGCCGGCCTCGTGATGAACCCCGATGCCGAGGTCAAGATGCGCGGCGTCGAAGTCGGGCGGGTCGAGACGATCGAGCGGCGGCCCGACGGCAAGGCGGTTCTCCATCTGGCGATGAATCCGTCACAGCTCCACCTCATTCCGTCCAACGTGAACGTCGACATCGCCTCGACGACTGTCTTCGGGGCCAAGTTCGTGCGGTTCTTCCCGCCGGAGGACCCCTCTCCGGAGAAGTTGCGGAAGGGGCAGGTGATCGAAGGCCAGCATGTCACCGTCGAGGTCAATACGGTGTTCCAGCAGCTCGTGGAGGTGCTGGACAAGATCGATCCCGCGAAGCTCAACGAGACGCTGGGTGCGATCTCGTCGGCATTCAACGGCCGCGGCGAGAAGTTCGGTCAGACGCTGGTCGATCTGAATGCGGTGCTCGCCAAGATCGAACCGAGCCTGCCGAATCTGGCCCAAGACATCGAGGCCTCCGTGCCCACGCTGACGGCCTACGGAGACGCGGCGCCGGACCTGATCTCTGCGATGCAGAACACGACACAGTTCAGCAACACGATCGTCGACCAGCAGCAGAACCTCGACGAGTTCCTGGTCAGCGCAATCGGTCTGGCCGACATCGGCAACGAGGTGATCGGTGGCAACCGCGAGGCCCTCGGTGACGTCCTGGAGAATCTCGTGCCCACCGCCGAGTTGCTCAACACCTACAAAAAGTCGTTGTGGTGCGGCATCGGCGGCCTCATCCCGTTCGCGAAATCAGGACCGCAGTACTCGGGCATCATGGTCTCGGCCGGCCTGACACTGGGCGTCGAGCGGTACCGGTATCCCGGTGACCTGCCGAAGGTCGCGGCCAAGAGCGGGGGGCGTGACTATTGCAAGGAACTCGGACTGCCCGAACTACCCCCTGAGTTCGTGCCGCCGATGGTCGTCGGCGACGTCGGCTCCAATCCGGCGCAATATGGCAACGCGGGAATCCTGCTGAACTCCGAGGGACTCAAGAACTGGCTCTTCGGACCACTCGACGGGCCGCCTCGAAACACCGCACAGATTGGAATGCCGGGATGA